One Megalopta genalis isolate 19385.01 chromosome 5, iyMegGena1_principal, whole genome shotgun sequence DNA window includes the following coding sequences:
- the LOC117221864 gene encoding hemolymph lipopolysaccharide-binding protein-like yields MQKFSLTCLAFTIAALTIAELSSGQPTNLSKHNGTEIGGSISCPHSVDKIGCIPTLDRCDYVATPGLGAHKVHKRKMTWNEARKVCLMEGAHLAILDSASEEALFKGWMKEAHLDRVWLGFHDLFEEGSWTTVTGELVDTMSYHPWGNDEPNNLSDRQHCAALWEKFKEGGADDIACDDKCSFVCEINLCNSSNPSPVPNDAHYFKI; encoded by the exons ATGCAGAAGTTCTCACTGACGTGCCTCGCATTTACCATTGCCGCACTCACAATTGCGGAGTTATCGAGTGGTCAACCTACGAATTTAAGCAAGCACAACGGAACGGAAATCGGAG GTTCGATATCCTGTCCACATTCTGTGGACAAAATCGGCTGTATACCCACTTTAGATAGGTGCGATTATGTTGCTACGCCAGGCCTAGGGGCGCACAAGGTTCATAAACGCAAGATGACGTGGAACGAAGCGCGAAAGGTCTGCTTGATGGAAGGAG ctCACTTGGCCATCTTAGATTCTGCGAGCGAAGAAGCCCTGTTCAAAGGCTGGATGAAAGAAGCGCACTTGGATCGTGTCTGGTTAGGTTTTCACGATTTGTTTGAGGAAGGGTCCTGGACAACTGTGACCGGCGAGTTGGTCGATACGATGAGCTATCATCCATGGGGTAACGATGAGCCCAACAATTTAAGCGATAGACAGCACTGTGCAGCCCTATGGGAAAAATTTAAGGAAGGTGGGGCTGACGACATCGCCTGCGACGACAAGTGTTCGTTCGTCTGCGAAATCAATTTGTGTAATTCTTCAAATCCCTCTCCTGTTCCGAATGATGCTCACTATTTCAAAATATAG